The proteins below come from a single Triticum aestivum cultivar Chinese Spring chromosome 5D, IWGSC CS RefSeq v2.1, whole genome shotgun sequence genomic window:
- the LOC123119912 gene encoding uncharacterized protein isoform X2: MDGPKRSQLRVRLRVTARRRGGDGADRAGPGGGTGGERKRRLDAPLINSAAKLQRREIGGRQLAARGGGAAAAVPERFRNMQLQEEFDTYDHDAHLFVKLQFLKKRSKIIEIVAAKDIIFALAHSGLCAAFSRVTNKRLSFLNLSPDEVIRSLFYNKNNDSLITVSVYASDHFSTLKCRTTPIEYIRRDQLDAGFPLFESESLKWPGFVEFDDVNGKVLTYSAQDGPGIMLLIYDRTPSYVPLKILSIEDGKPLKLFKHLLHRGKKIDFIEQFNEKLLVKQEDENLQILDVRSSELIEISIEKFMTPSAFIFLYENNLFLTFRNRTVAVWNFRGELVTSFEDHLLWHQDCSTNNIYITTDQDLIISYCKSNAAADDGTASSIGSINMSDIMTGKCIAKIAANDPALSIAPRKNGSPSIWSSIPEALEDVTALFYDEDRNEIYTGNSQGLVHVWSS; the protein is encoded by the exons ATGGACGGCCCCAAGAGGTCGCAGCTGCGGGTGCGGCTCCGGGTGACGGCAcgccggcggggcggcgatggagcGGACAGGGCCGGGCCGGGCGGTGGCACCGGGGGCGAGCGGAAGCGGCGCCTGGACGCCCCACTCATCAACTCCGCGGCCAAACTGCAGCGCCGCGAGATCGGGGGGCGGCAGCTCGccgcgcgcggcggcggcgccgcggcCGCCGTGCCTGAGCGGTTCCGGAACATGCAGCTCCAG GAAGAGTTTGACACATATGATCATGATGCTCACCTATTTGTGAAGCTACAGTTTCTCAAAAAAAGATCCAAAATTATTGAGATCGTCGCAGCAAAAGATATTATATTTGCTCTTGCTCACTCTGGGCTTTGTGCTGCTTTTAGTCGAG TAACAAATAAGCGGTTATCCTTCTTGAATTTAAGCCCGGACGAAGTGATCCGGAGTTTGTTCTACAACAAGAACAACGATTCACTTATTACTGTCTCAGTTTATGCATCAGACCATTTTAGCACATTGAAGTGCAGAACAACCCCAATCGA GTATATAAGGAGGGACCAATTAGATGCTGGGTTTCCTCTTTTTGAATCGGAATCTCTGAAGTGGCCTGGCTTTGTTGAGTTTGATGATGTAAATGGAAAAGTACTCACTTACTCGGCCCAGGATGG TCCAGGAATTATGCTCTTAATATATGATCGAACGCCAAGTTATGTTCCTTTGAAGATATTATCTATTGAAGATGGAAAGCCACTCAAATTATTCAAGCACTTGTTGCACCGCGGCAAGAAAATTGATTTTATTGAGCAATTCAATGAGAAGCTCCTTGTGAAGCAAGAAGACGAGAACCTTCAGATACTTGAT GTACGAAGTTCTGAGCTAATTGAAATCAGTATTGAGAAGTTTATGACCCCATCAGCATTCATTTTTCTGTATGAGAACAATCTCTTCTTGACATTCCGAAACAGAACAGTTGCTGTATGGAATTTCCGAGGAGAGCTTGTTACATCATTTGAGGACCATTTGCTATGGCATCAAGATTGTAGTACCAACAATATTTACATTACAACTGACCAGGATCTGATTATATCCTACTGTAAATCCAATGCAGCGGCTGATGACGGTACAG CTTCTTCAATTGGATCCATCAACATGAGCGACATTATGACTGGCAAGTGCATTGCCAAGATTGCAGCGAATGATCCTGCCCTTAGTATCGCCCCTCGCAAGAATGGTAGCCCTTCAATCTGGAGTAGTATCCCAGAAGCTCTGGAGGATGTCACAGCACTGTTCTATGATGAGGACAGGAACGAGATCTACACTGGCAACAGTCAGGGGCTGGTGCATGTATGGTCCAGTTAG
- the LOC123119912 gene encoding uncharacterized protein isoform X1, protein MDGPKRSQLRVRLRVTARRRGGDGADRAGPGGGTGGERKRRLDAPLINSAAKLQRREIGGRQLAARGGGAAAAVPERFRNMQLQEEFDTYDHDAHLFVKLQFLKKRSKIIEIVAAKDIIFALAHSGLCAAFSRVTNKRLSFLNLSPDEVIRSLFYNKNNDSLITVSVYASDHFSTLKCRTTPIEYIRRDQLDAGFPLFESESLKWPGFVEFDDVNGKVLTYSAQDGIYKVFDLKNYSFLYSIPDTNVQEIKISPGIMLLIYDRTPSYVPLKILSIEDGKPLKLFKHLLHRGKKIDFIEQFNEKLLVKQEDENLQILDVRSSELIEISIEKFMTPSAFIFLYENNLFLTFRNRTVAVWNFRGELVTSFEDHLLWHQDCSTNNIYITTDQDLIISYCKSNAAADDGTASSIGSINMSDIMTGKCIAKIAANDPALSIAPRKNGSPSIWSSIPEALEDVTALFYDEDRNEIYTGNSQGLVHVWSS, encoded by the exons ATGGACGGCCCCAAGAGGTCGCAGCTGCGGGTGCGGCTCCGGGTGACGGCAcgccggcggggcggcgatggagcGGACAGGGCCGGGCCGGGCGGTGGCACCGGGGGCGAGCGGAAGCGGCGCCTGGACGCCCCACTCATCAACTCCGCGGCCAAACTGCAGCGCCGCGAGATCGGGGGGCGGCAGCTCGccgcgcgcggcggcggcgccgcggcCGCCGTGCCTGAGCGGTTCCGGAACATGCAGCTCCAG GAAGAGTTTGACACATATGATCATGATGCTCACCTATTTGTGAAGCTACAGTTTCTCAAAAAAAGATCCAAAATTATTGAGATCGTCGCAGCAAAAGATATTATATTTGCTCTTGCTCACTCTGGGCTTTGTGCTGCTTTTAGTCGAG TAACAAATAAGCGGTTATCCTTCTTGAATTTAAGCCCGGACGAAGTGATCCGGAGTTTGTTCTACAACAAGAACAACGATTCACTTATTACTGTCTCAGTTTATGCATCAGACCATTTTAGCACATTGAAGTGCAGAACAACCCCAATCGA GTATATAAGGAGGGACCAATTAGATGCTGGGTTTCCTCTTTTTGAATCGGAATCTCTGAAGTGGCCTGGCTTTGTTGAGTTTGATGATGTAAATGGAAAAGTACTCACTTACTCGGCCCAGGATGG TATCTACAAGGTTTTTGATTTGAAGAACTATTCCTTTCTATATTCAATACCTGATACTAATGTGCAGGAGATCAAGATTAG TCCAGGAATTATGCTCTTAATATATGATCGAACGCCAAGTTATGTTCCTTTGAAGATATTATCTATTGAAGATGGAAAGCCACTCAAATTATTCAAGCACTTGTTGCACCGCGGCAAGAAAATTGATTTTATTGAGCAATTCAATGAGAAGCTCCTTGTGAAGCAAGAAGACGAGAACCTTCAGATACTTGAT GTACGAAGTTCTGAGCTAATTGAAATCAGTATTGAGAAGTTTATGACCCCATCAGCATTCATTTTTCTGTATGAGAACAATCTCTTCTTGACATTCCGAAACAGAACAGTTGCTGTATGGAATTTCCGAGGAGAGCTTGTTACATCATTTGAGGACCATTTGCTATGGCATCAAGATTGTAGTACCAACAATATTTACATTACAACTGACCAGGATCTGATTATATCCTACTGTAAATCCAATGCAGCGGCTGATGACGGTACAG CTTCTTCAATTGGATCCATCAACATGAGCGACATTATGACTGGCAAGTGCATTGCCAAGATTGCAGCGAATGATCCTGCCCTTAGTATCGCCCCTCGCAAGAATGGTAGCCCTTCAATCTGGAGTAGTATCCCAGAAGCTCTGGAGGATGTCACAGCACTGTTCTATGATGAGGACAGGAACGAGATCTACACTGGCAACAGTCAGGGGCTGGTGCATGTATGGTCCAGTTAG